Sequence from the Candidatus Omnitrophota bacterium genome:
ATGGGGCTGGACCTTAAGAGCGTGCGCGACGAAGTTCTAAACCTTCTGGGTTCTTCCGTTCCGGGTTACACCGTGGCCGGCGGGTCCAAGAGAAAGAAAAAGAGCAAGACCCCCGCGCTCGACTCCTTCGGCAGGGACCTCACCGAAATGGCGGCGCAGGACGAGCTGGACCCGGTGATAGGCCGTGACAAGGAGATCCAGCGCGTGGTGCAGATCCTGAGCCGCAGGAAGAAGAATAATCCCGTTCTCATAGGGGAGGCGGGGGTCGGCAAGACCGCCATAGTCGAGGGGCTCGCCCAGAAGATCAACCAGGGCGATATCCCCGAGACACTCAAGGGCAAGAGGCTCCTCATACTGGACCTTGCGATGATGATAGCGGGCACCAAGTACAGGGGCCAGTTCGAGGAAAGGATAAAGGCGGTCATGAAGGAGATCAAGGAGTCGCCGGACGTGATAGTCTTCATCGACGAGATACACACCCTGGTCGGCGCCGGAGGCGCGGAAGGGGCGATAGACGCCTCGAATATACTCAAGCCTGCTCTGCAGAGAGGCGAGATACAGTGCATCGGAGCGACCACGCTCGATGAGTACCGCAAGAACATAGAGAAGGACCCGGCACTGGAGAGGCGTTTCCAGCCGGTCACCGTCGACCCGCCCAGCGTGGAGGAGACAATAAAAATCCTCGAGGGGCTCAGGGACAAGTACGAGGCCCATCACAAGGTCAAGTTCTCCGACAAGGCCCTTGAGGCCGCGGCGAAGATGTCCGACAGGTACATAAGCGCCAGGTTCCTCCCGGACAAGGCGATAGACCTTATCGACGAGGCGGGCTCCAAGGCGAAGCTCTCGACGATGATAATGCCGGAGAAGCTGAAGGACTTCGAGAAGAAGATAGAGGAGTTCCGGCGCGAGAAAGAGGAGGCGGTGAAGAGCCAGGATTTCGAGAAGGCCGCGCGTTTCCGCGACTCCGAACGAAAAGCCAGGCAGGAGCTTGAGAAGCTCCTTAAGGAGTGGAAGAACGGCCAGACCCAGCAGGAGATAACGGTCGATGAGGAGGATATAGCGAGGATCGTGTCCGACTGGACCGGGATCCCCGTGGTGAGGGTCGAACAGAAGGAATCGGAGAAGTACCTTAAGCTTGAAGACAGCCTGAAAGAGCGCGTGGTCGGCCAGGACGAGGCGATAACCGCCATAGCCCACGCGGTGAGGAGAAGCCGCGCGGGGATAAAGGACCCGAACAGGCCCATAGGCACTTTCATATTCATGGGGCCTACCGGCGTGGGTAAGACCCTCCTCGGGCAGAAACTCGCCGAGGTCATGTTCGGGGACGAGGACGCCATCATCCAGATAGACATGTCCGAGTACATGGAGAAGTTCAACGTCTCGCGCCTTGTCGGTGCGCCTCCCGGGTACGTGGGTTACGAGGAAGGCGGCCAGCTCACCGAGAAGGTCAGAAGGAGACCGTACGCGGTGGTCCTTCTGGATGAGATCGAGAAGGCCCATCCGGACGTGTTCAACA
This genomic interval carries:
- a CDS encoding AAA domain-containing protein, producing MPAFNRFTERARKVILLAKEEAKRFNHDYIGTEHILLGLVKEGEGVAAAVLTSLGLDSENIRSEVEKLVQPGPSKILSSDIPFTPRAKKVIELAMDEARNLGHNYIGTEHLLLGLIREGDGVASQVLLNMGLDLKSVRDEVLNLLGSSVPGYTVAGGSKRKKKSKTPALDSFGRDLTEMAAQDELDPVIGRDKEIQRVVQILSRRKKNNPVLIGEAGVGKTAIVEGLAQKINQGDIPETLKGKRLLILDLAMMIAGTKYRGQFEERIKAVMKEIKESPDVIVFIDEIHTLVGAGGAEGAIDASNILKPALQRGEIQCIGATTLDEYRKNIEKDPALERRFQPVTVDPPSVEETIKILEGLRDKYEAHHKVKFSDKALEAAAKMSDRYISARFLPDKAIDLIDEAGSKAKLSTMIMPEKLKDFEKKIEEFRREKEEAVKSQDFEKAARFRDSERKARQELEKLLKEWKNGQTQQEITVDEEDIARIVSDWTGIPVVRVEQKESEKYLKLEDSLKERVVGQDEAITAIAHAVRRSRAGIKDPNRPIGTFIFMGPTGVGKTLLGQKLAEVMFGDEDAIIQIDMSEYMEKFNVSRLVGAPPGYVGYEEGGQLTEKVRRRPYAVVLLDEIEKAHPDVFNILLQLLDEGRLTDSYGRKVSFKNTILIMTSNIGANLLKKAGAIGFQKQKEEETYQDMKSRLLEEVKKTFKPEFLNRVDDVIVFRSLSRENLKHIVEIEVKEVQDRLQEKGITIKLDNTAKEFLIDKGFDKVFGARPLKRTIQRYLENPLAEEILSGAFSEGADVTVTRSKGKEELKFVRSDDRKKTGKEKNIEERINP